The Bdellovibrio sp. ZAP7 DNA segment CACAGAACCACCCGTTTCAAGTTTCAAGATGCTTTCAAGAGGCAAAGCCATGATGCCCGCGCCCACTGACTTCATCTTAGGTCCCAGGCGTTTACCCAGAACTGGGAAGTTTGCTTTTGCTGTTACTTGGACGAATTGGTCTTCGTTCGAGTTGTAGACAACTTTACGGAAGTTCAATTCATCAACAAAGAACGGTTCGAACTTTTTCAAAGTCTCAAGAAGTGCAGCACTTCTGTGGATGATTTTGATTTCGTTCAATGGGATTTTCGCTTTAACACCGATTTTTTCACGGTGATTACGACCCAGCGTCACCAAGGTATCCATCGCCTTCACAGCTTCTTCAAGTTCTGGGCGAAGCATAGAAAGGTCTTCTGGTGGGAAGCTTTCCAAGTGAACCGAATCTTTTTTGTTTGGCAAAACTTGCGACAAGTTTTTGTAAGTGACTTCCGACATGAACGGAGCAAATGGCGCCATCAAACGTGACAACGTCACAAGCACTTCATGCAAAGTCTCGTAAGCGTAACGTTTTGTTTCAGGCATGCCTTCTTGCCAGAACAAGGAACGGTTGAAACGGATGTAGGTGTTCGTCAGGTCTTCGATGAATTGAAGAAGATGAGGAACAACGTTGTACAAGCGATAAGCGTCCATCTCTTTGTGAGTGTTCGCAATCAAACCATTCAAACGAGAAAGAACCCATTGATCCAGGATGTTTGGAGATTTCTTAGCATCGCCCTTTGGAACGAAGCCATCAATGTTCGCATAGTTCGCGAAGAATGAATAAGAGTTCCACCATCTTAACAAGATTTTACGAACGATATCGTAAACGCCTTTTTCAGAGAATTTCAATTCTTGCGCTTTCACCACCGGAGAGTCGATCAAGTACAAGCGCAAAGCATCCGCACCATGCTGATTCAATACTTCCATTGGATCAGGATAGTTTTTCAAAGACTTGGACATCTTGCGACCGTCTTCAGCCAAGACCAAACCATTCACAACAACGTTTTTGAATGGAGCTTGGTTGAACAACGCAGTCCCGATAATTGAAAGCGTATAGAACCAACCACGAGTTTGATCCAAACCTTCAGCGATGAAATCCGCGGGGAAAGCTTTTTTGAATTCTTCCACATTCGCATCAGGGAACCCCCACTGCGCGTATGGCATAGAACCAGATTCAAACCAACAATCCAAAACGCCATCAACGCGTTTTAGTGGTGATTTACCAGTCGGAGATGGGATCGTGATTTTATCCACAAATTCAATGTGCAAATCTTCAACTTTTTGACCAGATAATTTTTCAAGCTCTGCACGCGAACCCACGCAGATCACTTCGCCTTCTGTATTTCTCCAGATAGGAAGTGGTGTCCCCCAGAAACGATTGCGCGAGATCGCCCAGTCACGAGCGCCCTCCAACCAATTTCCGAAACGACCGTCACGAAGATGATCAGGAACCCAAGCAGTTTGCTTGTTGTTTGCGATCAAATTCTCTTTGATTTTCTCAACAGCCACGAACCAAGAAGAAACAGCACGATAGATCAGCGGAGTATCTGAACGATAGCAGTATGGGTAACTATGTTGGATCGTATCTTGTTTGAACAAGTTCCCTTTAGCTTTCAAGGCCGCGATGATGTCTTTGTCAGCATCCTTAACACGCTTCCCTTGATAATCAGAAACTTCTGCCGTGAACATACCGTCATCGTCCACTGGATTCACCAATGGGATACCAGCTTTTGCACATGCATAGTAATCTTCCTCACCGAACGCTGGTGCCATGTGAACAACACCCGTACCGGAATCAGTCGTTACGTGCTCAGAAGAAATAATACGGAACGCACCTTTTTCAGCGCGATCGCCAAAGTATGGGAATAAAGGTTCGTACGTTAAACCTACAAGCTCACTGCCCTTCATCATTTGCAAAACTTCAACTTCTTCATCTGGTTTCTTAAACACAGACGGAAGCAATGCTTGCGCCAAGATCAATTTACGACCCGAAGACTTTTCTTGAACCTTGACGTAATCCATTTCCAAGCCCACAGCCAAAGCCATGTTCGACGGAAGAGTCCAAGGAGTCGTCGTCCAAGCCATCACCGCTGTATCAGGTTGATTGATAAGCTTAAACATCACCGTGATCGCAGGGTCTTGAACCATTTTATAGTTCTGATTCGCTTCGAAATTTGAAAGCGATGTCGAGATCCCTACAGAGTAAGGAACAACTTTGTAACCTTCATAGATCAAGCCTTTTTTGAAAAGCTCTTGGAACACCCACCATACGGACTGCATGAAAGAAACGTCCATAGTGAAGTATGGATTTTCCATATCCACCCAACGACCCACGCGGCGTACAGTTGTTTTCCATTCAGTGGAGTAACGTTTTACAATCGAGCGACAAGCGTCGTTGTATTCAGCCACGCCCATTTTGAAAACGTCTTTGCGAGATTCAATTTTATGAGTCTTGTTGATTTCGTATTCAACTGGAAGACCATGACAGTCCCAACCAAAACGACGAGGCACAGTGTACCCCTTCATTGTCCAATAACGAGGAACCACGTCCTTCAAAACACCTGCCAGCAAGTGACCATAATGCGGAAGACCTGTCGCAAACGGTGGACCGTCATAGAAGCTGTAAGTTTTTTTACCTTTAGGATCTAGTGACTGTTGGAAAATCTTTTGCTGATCCCAGAAATCTAAAATGCCCTCTTCTTGCTTCGCAAGTTGGACATCAGGTTTTACAGCAGAATATGGAGTCGTTTTAGGAGTGTTTGCATTCGTCATAGGTCCTTAAGATTTATCAGCTTTTCCCTGATCTTGCACCCTTTCAGGACCTTGAACCCACGGAATGCGCAACGCATCATAGGTCTTTTTGCAACATCTCCATCAGACCAGGGAAGCGCTTCTTCACTTCCTGCATGCGCAAAGAGACAAAGCGCCTTGTCCCTTCGTCACGAAAACGAATCAGCCCCGCCTCGCGCAGGATCTTTAAATGGTGAGAGAACGTCGCTTTGGTTATGGAATACTCGAAAGTCCCACAGACTTTCTCCTCGCCCTTCATGGCCAATAACTGCTTAACCGCAGAAATGCGCACGGGATCACCCAGGGCTTTTAAGACCTGCTCCAAAGTGATATCTTTAAGTTTCGGGTGAGTGATAGCTTCCATTGTTAGATAAGTATCTAACATTGATCTTGCAATTCCACAAGCAAAGAGTATAACGGATATTGTTCGATATTCATCGAACATACCCCCGCCCCAAGCTTGGAGCCCAACAGGAGTTTCTTCATGAGCCCATCAGAATCCCACTCGACACCCGTCGAAGTTCCCGCCAGAACTTTAACATTACTATTAGGCCTTACTGTCGGAGTCATCGCAGCAAATCTATATTATGCACAACCACTCGTGGCGATGATAAGCCTTGCCCTTGGCATTGCAACATCATCAGCAGGATTGGTTGTGACATTCACACAAATCGGTTACGGTCTGGGAGTTTTATTCCTGGTTCCACTTGGCGATTTGGTGGAAAACAAAAAACTTATCCTCACTTTGATGATGATCGCCGTGGCAGCACTGCTAGCCCTCGCCTTCACCACTCATGTCATTCCGTATTTAACCGCCGCTTTGATTCTGGGAATTGGCACCTCGGCCGTACAAATTGTCGTACCTTACGCGACTCACATGACATCGGAATCCCACCGCGGTCGCGTGGTGGGAAGCTTAATGAGCGGACTGATGTTAGGGATCATGCTTTCTCGCCCGATATCCAGCCTTTTAACAGACATGCTTTCCTGGCATGCGGTGTTTTTCCTTTCGGCTGTTTTCATGTCGATCATGGCGTTTATTCTTTATAAATTCCTGCCACCCAGAAAACCCGCTCACACTGAAAATATTCACTACGTAAAACTGATTGCCTCTATGGGTGAGCTTTTCATGAATACTCCGGTCTTACGCCGTCGCGCGATTTATCAGGCCTGTATGTTTGGCGCCTTCAGTTTGTTTTGGACAGCAGCTCCCCTTTATCTGATGAGTGAAACTTATCACCTTTCCCAAACCGCGATCGCCATTTTCGCCTTTGCCGGAGTGGCCGGCGCGATTTCAGCTCCAATTGCAGGACGACTTGCCGACAAAGGCATGAGCACCCAAGCAACAGCGGTCGCGATGATTTCAGCTATTGCATCTTTCGCGGTGACTCATATCGTGGAACCCGGGTCATATACAGCTTTGGGAGTATTGGTATTTGCTGCGATCTTACTGGATGCAGGTATCACCGCGACACTGGTGTTGGGCCAACGTGCGATCTTTTCTTTGAAACCAGAATATCGCGGTCGCTTGAATGGACTTTATATCGCGACTATTTTCGTAGGAGGGGCCCTGGGTTCTTTCGCGGGAGCGTGGGCTTACGCCCATGGCGGCTGGACGATGACAACAATCGTGGGATCTCTATTCCCCGCAACCGCACTGGTCTATTTCTTAACCGAATGGATCACAGGGTTTCGTAAAACTCAGAATTAAAATGCCTGAAAGGTCGTTCTCACTTGGTTCAGATCTGAACCAAGTGAAACGAGCAGAAACTCGGCTCTATTTTGTAGGAGCCGGAGTCCCCGGAGAACCCGGAGTGAATACCAATCTTAGAAGATTCGCGAACTCATCTTCAGACATGGTTTTAACTTTGTTAGACAAGATCACTTCATTGATCAAACGAACACCTTCAGAAGATTCAGGTGCTTTTCCACGAGACAAAGCCACGCGGTAAATAATTTCGTGAAGAATCGCTACAGCGCGATCTTGAGTCGAAAGTTTATCCCAGTAAATTTGGTTGATCGTGTACAAAGATTTTTTTGGATATTGAACTGGCTTCTGTACGATCAAAAGTTCCAAAGAACAATCTTTCGCTGGCAATACAACCACACCGGCATCATCCAACACATTCGGCAAATAACCTTTTACAAATGTTACTTCATCCCTGAATGTCGAAAGATACGTGCTCAATTTCCCAAAAAGGATCGGATTCAATTTTTGAATACGCTTAATATAAGCACCAGCCAATTTAACTTCGTCGAACTCTGAGCCACTGTCTGTTTGATCGATAATTTCCTGATCCCAAACCCAGTCATAACGCAGGGTCAATTCGAAACGATCATAAAAACCCATCACTTGATCTGAACAAACAACCACGTTGCCTGCATTACCCACATAAGTCCACGCGTGACTTAGCGCTGGGAAAGACATCAAACCGACCAACAAAACACTCTTCATCATACTTTTCATCAAGGTCCTACCTTCCCGCTACTGTTATTGGTACTAATTGCACTGCTAGGCTGTACACTTCCGTTGTGTCGCCCTTATCCATAAGTTCAGCCATACGCACATTGAACTCAGCGATGATTTTTTTCGCTTTCGCCAAGTTCTTAACGTTCGCTGGGAAAACCATGCTGGTGATGCTGCGAGAATCGACGGAATCACGCTGTAACGAGGTTACAGAGCGACCGATGATTTGACGGTGGAACTCGCGCAAAACTTCAGATGGTACTTCATTTTGAGTGGTGATGTTCGTGAATGCAGGAACATAACGTCCATCTTCTTCTAACACCAAACCTTGATCAACCAAGCGATTCAAAGCACCTTCGGCTTGCAACTGAGAAATCTCCAAACGAGCCACAATACTATTGATGGTGTGATCAAAACCCTTCGTCGAAATCAAATTGAAGATCGCCAAATGCTCCCAATCCGAGATCATTGCAAACTCATCATTGGAAACAGAACGCATCGTTGATACTGGTTGTGCCTTTTCAGCAGCGATCAACATCTGCATTCTGCTTTTATCTTCCGGTGAAAGTTTCAAAAGTTCAGAAATACGCTCTGTCACTTTTGCACCTGGAATATAGCGGCCATGGATCAATTCCCAAAGACGACCTTGTGTTAACGACAGGTCACGAGCGAAAGCTCGCATTGAGTACTTTGGATTTTTGCGGCGGCGATTTAAGAAAATCTCGTTAAAGAAATTTGATAATTCTGATGTTTTTTTAATAGAAGTGTTCCCCATGGATAAAAATAACTATTGCAAAAGAGAAGGAGACGCAATGCAATTGCCATGTCGCTCTGACTCCATTGGAGTCGCAAATTGAATTTTTTGCATTTTGGAAAACTCGTGGAATGTCGTGGAATATCTAGAGCTTGGAGCCGAACGTCAGGATTTTGTCAGAATTAAACTAGAGGAATTTTGTTTACCCAAACAAGAATCATCTGATTATAATTCGAGCACCAAATTTCAAGCACCCTCAGCTTCCGCACTGAGAGCGCTTTTCCGGTTAGACCTGTACTTTCGAAATTTCAAGCTCGCGAA contains these protein-coding regions:
- the ileS gene encoding isoleucine--tRNA ligase → MTNANTPKTTPYSAVKPDVQLAKQEEGILDFWDQQKIFQQSLDPKGKKTYSFYDGPPFATGLPHYGHLLAGVLKDVVPRYWTMKGYTVPRRFGWDCHGLPVEYEINKTHKIESRKDVFKMGVAEYNDACRSIVKRYSTEWKTTVRRVGRWVDMENPYFTMDVSFMQSVWWVFQELFKKGLIYEGYKVVPYSVGISTSLSNFEANQNYKMVQDPAITVMFKLINQPDTAVMAWTTTPWTLPSNMALAVGLEMDYVKVQEKSSGRKLILAQALLPSVFKKPDEEVEVLQMMKGSELVGLTYEPLFPYFGDRAEKGAFRIISSEHVTTDSGTGVVHMAPAFGEEDYYACAKAGIPLVNPVDDDGMFTAEVSDYQGKRVKDADKDIIAALKAKGNLFKQDTIQHSYPYCYRSDTPLIYRAVSSWFVAVEKIKENLIANNKQTAWVPDHLRDGRFGNWLEGARDWAISRNRFWGTPLPIWRNTEGEVICVGSRAELEKLSGQKVEDLHIEFVDKITIPSPTGKSPLKRVDGVLDCWFESGSMPYAQWGFPDANVEEFKKAFPADFIAEGLDQTRGWFYTLSIIGTALFNQAPFKNVVVNGLVLAEDGRKMSKSLKNYPDPMEVLNQHGADALRLYLIDSPVVKAQELKFSEKGVYDIVRKILLRWWNSYSFFANYANIDGFVPKGDAKKSPNILDQWVLSRLNGLIANTHKEMDAYRLYNVVPHLLQFIEDLTNTYIRFNRSLFWQEGMPETKRYAYETLHEVLVTLSRLMAPFAPFMSEVTYKNLSQVLPNKKDSVHLESFPPEDLSMLRPELEEAVKAMDTLVTLGRNHREKIGVKAKIPLNEIKIIHRSAALLETLKKFEPFFVDELNFRKVVYNSNEDQFVQVTAKANFPVLGKRLGPKMKSVGAGIMALPLESILKLETGGSVTVDGEEITLADVEIRRAPKGGNANLSVHQVVSIEVDPTVTPEQEREGLAREIMRKIQVARKTADFKLDDKITLEIACDGALLDALNAHKDMITFETLTHTLNILPLSGTPKGAHVDDSDIDGAPIKIGVQN
- a CDS encoding TIGR02147 family protein, producing the protein MGNTSIKKTSELSNFFNEIFLNRRRKNPKYSMRAFARDLSLTQGRLWELIHGRYIPGAKVTERISELLKLSPEDKSRMQMLIAAEKAQPVSTMRSVSNDEFAMISDWEHLAIFNLISTKGFDHTINSIVARLEISQLQAEGALNRLVDQGLVLEEDGRYVPAFTNITTQNEVPSEVLREFHRQIIGRSVTSLQRDSVDSRSITSMVFPANVKNLAKAKKIIAEFNVRMAELMDKGDTTEVYSLAVQLVPITVAGR
- a CDS encoding helix-turn-helix transcriptional regulator; the protein is MFDEYRTISVILFACGIARSMLDTYLTMEAITHPKLKDITLEQVLKALGDPVRISAVKQLLAMKGEEKVCGTFEYSITKATFSHHLKILREAGLIRFRDEGTRRFVSLRMQEVKKRFPGLMEMLQKDL
- a CDS encoding MFS transporter translates to MSPSESHSTPVEVPARTLTLLLGLTVGVIAANLYYAQPLVAMISLALGIATSSAGLVVTFTQIGYGLGVLFLVPLGDLVENKKLILTLMMIAVAALLALAFTTHVIPYLTAALILGIGTSAVQIVVPYATHMTSESHRGRVVGSLMSGLMLGIMLSRPISSLLTDMLSWHAVFFLSAVFMSIMAFILYKFLPPRKPAHTENIHYVKLIASMGELFMNTPVLRRRAIYQACMFGAFSLFWTAAPLYLMSETYHLSQTAIAIFAFAGVAGAISAPIAGRLADKGMSTQATAVAMISAIASFAVTHIVEPGSYTALGVLVFAAILLDAGITATLVLGQRAIFSLKPEYRGRLNGLYIATIFVGGALGSFAGAWAYAHGGWTMTTIVGSLFPATALVYFLTEWITGFRKTQN